In Ficedula albicollis isolate OC2 chromosome 19, FicAlb1.5, whole genome shotgun sequence, one DNA window encodes the following:
- the ELN gene encoding elastin isoform X2 has protein sequence MARQAAAPLLPGVLLLLSILPATQQGGVPGAIPGGGVPGGGFFPGAGIGGLGAGLGAAGKPPKPGVGGLGGLGPLGLQPGAAGLFPGAAFPGGAFPGAASAAALKAAAKAGAGIGGVGGIGGPGGLGVSTGAVVPGAVQPGLGAAGKPPKIPGAGIPGAFPGGVLPGAGVRFPGVGVLPGVPTGAGVKPKAPGVGAFGGIPGLGGFGGQQPGVPLGYPIKAPKLPGGYGLPYTNGLRPGGIGAGLLAGKAGYPTGTGVGAQAAAAKAAAKLGAGVLPGVGGIPGVAPGVGVGGVPGVGVGGPAAAAAAAAAAKAAAKAGAFGPGAVPGVGGVPGLVPGVGGVPGAVPGVGGVPGVAGVPSAAAAAKAAKYGAGVPGVGVGGVPGLVPGVGGVPGLVPGVGGVPGAVPGVGGVPGVAGVPSAAAAAKAAKYGAGVPGVGVGGVPGLVPGVGGVPGLVPGVGGVPGAVPGVGGVPGVAGVPSAAAAAKAAKYGAGVPGVGVGGVPGLVPGVGGVPGLVPGVGGVPGAVPGVGGVPGVAGVPSAAAAAKAAKYGAGVPGVGVGGVPGLVPGVGGVPGLVPGVGGVPGAVPGVGGVPGVAGVPSAAAAAKAAKYGAGVPGVGVGGVPGLVPGVGGVPGLVPGVGGVPGAVPGVGGVPGVAGVPSAAAAAKAAKYGAGVPGIAGVPGVPGVPGVPGVPGVPGVPGVPGVPGVPGAVPGVGVGGPAAAAAAKAAAKAAAIGAGRVPGVGVPGVGVPGVGVPGVGVPGVGVPGLVPGVGVPGGPAAAAKAAAKAAKYGAGGLAPGVGGLVPGVGGLVPGVGGLVPGVGGVPGVGGPAAAAKAAAKAAKFGAGVGGVPGVVPGVGGVPGVTPGVGGVPGLVPGVGVPGTGILPGAGIPQVGVQPGAKPPKFGVPGVGVPGVGGLPGGLGVGGLGVGGLGE, from the exons ATGGCAAGGCAGGCAGCTGCACCCCTCCTCCCCGgagtcctcctcctcctctccatcctcccgGCTACTCAGCAAGGAG GGGTTCCTGGTGCTATCCCAGGAGGGGGAGTCCCAGGAGGAGGCTTTTTCCCAG GTGCTGGAATTGGAGGTTTGGGAGCAG GACTCGGGGCTGCGGGAAAACCTCCCAAACCAG GGGTCGGAGGACTTGGGGGACTTGGCCCCCTTGGcctgcagccag GTGCTGCGGGACTGTTCCCCGGAGCTGCCTTCCCCGGGGGCGCCTTCCCGGGAGCCGCCTCGGCCGCGGCGCTCAAGGCTGCTGCAAAAGCTG GTGCTGGCATTGGAGGCGTGGGTGGAATTGGTGGTCCTGGTGGCCTCGGGGTCTCCACAG GTGCCGTGGTACCGGGCGCGGTGCAGCCCGGCCTGGGCGCGGCAGGGAAACCCCCTAAAATTCCAG gtgctgggatTCCTGGAGCTTTCCCGGGCGGCGTGCTCCCCGGCGCAG GTGTTCGCTTCCCTGGCGTGGGGGTGCTGCCTGGAGTCCCCACTGGAGCTGGAGTCAAGCCTAAAGCCCCAG GAGTTGGAGCCTTTGGAGGAATCCCTG GACTGGGAGGTTTTGGAGGTCAGCAGCCCGGTGTCCCTCTGGGGTATCCCATCAAAGCTCCTAAGCTCCCAG GTGGCTATGGACTGCCCTACACCAATG GCCTCCGGCCCGGCGGGATAGGAGCCGGCCTCCTGGCAGGAAAGGCGGGATACCCCACCGGGACAG GGGTCGGAGCGCAGGCGGCAGCAGCGAAAGCAGCAGCGAAACTCG GAGCCGGTGTCTTGCCCGGGGTTGGCGGCATCCCGGGAGTCGCGCCCGGTGTCGGCGTGGGCGGTGTCCCAGGAGTTGGAG TCGGAGGACCGGCAGCGGCGGCAGCGGCGGCAGCAGCGGCGAAAGCAGCGGCAAAGGCAGGAGCTTTTG GTCCAGGGGCAGTGCCCGGAGTCGGAGGTGTCCCTGGCTTGGTACCTGGCGTCGGAGGTGTCCCCGGGGCGGTGCCCGGCGTCGGAGGTGTCCCCGGGGTGGCAG GGGTGCCGtcggcagcagcagcagcaaaggcagctaAGTACG GCGCCGGCGTTCCCGGTGTGGGTGTGGGCGGCGTCCCCGGCCTCGTGCCCGGAGTCGGAGGTGTCCCTGGCTTGGTACCTGGCGTCGGAGGTGTCCCCGGGGCGGTGCCCGGCGTCGGAGGTGTCCCCGGGGTGGCAG GGGTGCCGtcggcagcagcagcagcaaaggcagctaAGTACG GCGCCGGCGTTCCCGGTGTGGGTGTGGGCGGCGTCCCCGGCCTCGTGCCCGGAGTCGGAGGTGTCCCTGGCTTGGTACCTGGCGTCGGAGGTGTCCCCGGGGCGGTGCCCGGCGTCGGAGGTGTCCCCGGGGTGGCAG GGGTGCCGtcggcagcagcagcagcaaaggcagctaAGTACG GCGCCGGCGTTCCCGGTGTGGGTGTGGGCGGCGTCCCCGGCCTCGTGCCCGGAGTCGGAGGTGTCCCTGGCTTGGTACCTGGCGTCGGAGGTGTCCCCGGGGCGGTGCCCGGCGTCGGAGGTGTCCCCGGGGTGGCAG GGGTGCCGtcggcagcagcagcagcaaaggcagctaAGTACG GCGCCGGCGTTCCCGGTGTGGGTGTGGGCGGCGTCCCCGGCCTCGTGCCCGGAGTCGGAGGTGTCCCTGGCTTGGTACCTGGCGTCGGAGGTGTCCCCGGGGCGGTGCCCGGCGTCGGAGGTGTCCCCGGGGTGGCAG GGGTGCCGtcggcagcagcagcagcaaaggcagctaAGTACG GCGCCGGCGTTCCCGGTGTGGGTGTGGGCGGCGTCCCCGGCCTCGTGCCCGGAGTCGGAGGTGTCCCTGGCTTGGTACCTGGCGTCGGAGGTGTCCCCGGGGCGGTGCCCGGCGTCGGAGGTGTCCCCGGGGTGGCAG GGGTGCCGtcggcagcagcagcagcaaaggcagctaAGTACG gagctggcgTTCCTGGCATCGCTGGCGTTCCTGGCGTTCCTGGTGTTCCTGGTGTTCCTGGAGTTCCcggtgtccctggtgtcccagGTGTTCCCGGCGTGCCTGGGGTTCCTGGAGCCGTGCCCGGCGTTGGAG TGGGTGGCCCAGCAGCAGCGGCCGCAGCCAAGGCTGCGGCGAAAGCAGCAGCAATCG gagcaggacGCGTGCCCGGCGTTGGCGTGCCCGGTGTTGGCGTGCCCGGCGTTGGCGTTCCTGGAGTGGGTGTGCCTGGTGTTGGCGTGCCTGGTCTGGTGCCCGGGGTCGGCGTTCCAG gagGTCCGGCAGCCGCTGCCAAAGCAGCCGCCAAAGCAGCCAAGTACG GAGCAGGTGGCCTGGCTCCCGGTGTGGGTGGCCTGGTTCCTGGCGTGGGTGGCTTGGTTCCTGGAGTAGGTGGCCTGGTTCCTGGTGTtggaggtgtcccag GTGTTGGaggtccagcagcagcagccaaggcagcGGCCAAGGCAGCCAAATTTG GTGCCGGGGTTGGAGGGGTGCCAGGTGTGGTGCCTGGCGTGGGCGGAGTGCCCGGAGTGACACCTGGTGTTGGTGGCGTGCCCGGCTTGGTGCCAGGGGTGGGAGTACCTGGAACTGGCATCCTTCCTGGGGCAG GCATCCCCCAAGTAGGGGTGCAGCCTGGTGCTAAACCTCCCAAATTCG GTGTTCCTGGGGTTGGAGTCCCAGGGGTTGGTGGCCTCCCAG GTGGCCTCGGTGTCGGTGGGCTCGGAGTCGGTGGCCTCGGTGAGTGA
- the ELN gene encoding elastin isoform X1, whose amino-acid sequence MARQAAAPLLPGVLLLLSILPATQQGGVPGAIPGGGVPGGGFFPGAGIGGLGAGLGAAGKPPKPGVGGLGGLGPLGLQPGAAGLFPGAAFPGGAFPGAASAAALKAAAKAGAGIGGVGGIGGPGGLGVSTGAVVPGAVQPGLGAAGKPPKIPGAGIPGAFPGGVLPGAGVRFPGVGVLPGVPTGAGVKPKAPGVGAFGGIPGLGGFGGQQPGVPLGYPIKAPKLPGGYGLPYTNGLRPGGIGAGLLAGKAGYPTGTGVGAQAAAAKAAAKLGAGVLPGVGGIPGVAPGVGVGGVPGVGVGGPAAAAAAAAAAKAAAKAGAFGPGAVPGVGGVPGLVPGVGGVPGAVPGVGGVPGVAGVPSAAAAAKAAKYGAGVPGVGVGGVPGLVPGVGGVPGLVPGVGGVPGAVPGVGGVPGVAGVPSAAAAAKAAKYGAGVPGVGVGGVPGLVPGVGGVPGLVPGVGGVPGAVPGVGGVPGVAGVPSAAAAAKAAKYGAGVPGVGVGGVPGLVPGVGGVPGLVPGVGGVPGAVPGVGGVPGVAGVPSAAAAAKAAKYGAGVPGVGVGGVPGLVPGVGGVPGLVPGVGGVPGAVPGVGGVPGVAGVPSAAAAAKAAKYGAGVPGVGVGGVPGLVPGVGGVPGLVPGVGGVPGAVPGVGGVPGVAGVPSAAAAAKAAKYGAGVPGIAGVPGVPGVPGVPGVPGVPGVPGVPGVPGVPGAVPGVGVGGPAAAAAAKAAAKAAAIGAGRVPGVGVPGVGVPGVGVPGVGVPGVGVPGLVPGVGVPGGPAAAAKAAAKAAKYGAGGLAPGVGGLVPGVGGLVPGVGGLVPGVGGVPGVGGPAAAAKAAAKAAKFGAGVGGVPGVVPGVGGVPGVTPGVGGVPGLVPGVGVPGTGILPGAGIPQVGVQPGAKPPKFGVPGVGVPGVGGLPGGLGVGGLGVGGLGAAGKPPKPGKGQPEGPEE is encoded by the exons ATGGCAAGGCAGGCAGCTGCACCCCTCCTCCCCGgagtcctcctcctcctctccatcctcccgGCTACTCAGCAAGGAG GGGTTCCTGGTGCTATCCCAGGAGGGGGAGTCCCAGGAGGAGGCTTTTTCCCAG GTGCTGGAATTGGAGGTTTGGGAGCAG GACTCGGGGCTGCGGGAAAACCTCCCAAACCAG GGGTCGGAGGACTTGGGGGACTTGGCCCCCTTGGcctgcagccag GTGCTGCGGGACTGTTCCCCGGAGCTGCCTTCCCCGGGGGCGCCTTCCCGGGAGCCGCCTCGGCCGCGGCGCTCAAGGCTGCTGCAAAAGCTG GTGCTGGCATTGGAGGCGTGGGTGGAATTGGTGGTCCTGGTGGCCTCGGGGTCTCCACAG GTGCCGTGGTACCGGGCGCGGTGCAGCCCGGCCTGGGCGCGGCAGGGAAACCCCCTAAAATTCCAG gtgctgggatTCCTGGAGCTTTCCCGGGCGGCGTGCTCCCCGGCGCAG GTGTTCGCTTCCCTGGCGTGGGGGTGCTGCCTGGAGTCCCCACTGGAGCTGGAGTCAAGCCTAAAGCCCCAG GAGTTGGAGCCTTTGGAGGAATCCCTG GACTGGGAGGTTTTGGAGGTCAGCAGCCCGGTGTCCCTCTGGGGTATCCCATCAAAGCTCCTAAGCTCCCAG GTGGCTATGGACTGCCCTACACCAATG GCCTCCGGCCCGGCGGGATAGGAGCCGGCCTCCTGGCAGGAAAGGCGGGATACCCCACCGGGACAG GGGTCGGAGCGCAGGCGGCAGCAGCGAAAGCAGCAGCGAAACTCG GAGCCGGTGTCTTGCCCGGGGTTGGCGGCATCCCGGGAGTCGCGCCCGGTGTCGGCGTGGGCGGTGTCCCAGGAGTTGGAG TCGGAGGACCGGCAGCGGCGGCAGCGGCGGCAGCAGCGGCGAAAGCAGCGGCAAAGGCAGGAGCTTTTG GTCCAGGGGCAGTGCCCGGAGTCGGAGGTGTCCCTGGCTTGGTACCTGGCGTCGGAGGTGTCCCCGGGGCGGTGCCCGGCGTCGGAGGTGTCCCCGGGGTGGCAG GGGTGCCGtcggcagcagcagcagcaaaggcagctaAGTACG GCGCCGGCGTTCCCGGTGTGGGTGTGGGCGGCGTCCCCGGCCTCGTGCCCGGAGTCGGAGGTGTCCCTGGCTTGGTACCTGGCGTCGGAGGTGTCCCCGGGGCGGTGCCCGGCGTCGGAGGTGTCCCCGGGGTGGCAG GGGTGCCGtcggcagcagcagcagcaaaggcagctaAGTACG GCGCCGGCGTTCCCGGTGTGGGTGTGGGCGGCGTCCCCGGCCTCGTGCCCGGAGTCGGAGGTGTCCCTGGCTTGGTACCTGGCGTCGGAGGTGTCCCCGGGGCGGTGCCCGGCGTCGGAGGTGTCCCCGGGGTGGCAG GGGTGCCGtcggcagcagcagcagcaaaggcagctaAGTACG GCGCCGGCGTTCCCGGTGTGGGTGTGGGCGGCGTCCCCGGCCTCGTGCCCGGAGTCGGAGGTGTCCCTGGCTTGGTACCTGGCGTCGGAGGTGTCCCCGGGGCGGTGCCCGGCGTCGGAGGTGTCCCCGGGGTGGCAG GGGTGCCGtcggcagcagcagcagcaaaggcagctaAGTACG GCGCCGGCGTTCCCGGTGTGGGTGTGGGCGGCGTCCCCGGCCTCGTGCCCGGAGTCGGAGGTGTCCCTGGCTTGGTACCTGGCGTCGGAGGTGTCCCCGGGGCGGTGCCCGGCGTCGGAGGTGTCCCCGGGGTGGCAG GGGTGCCGtcggcagcagcagcagcaaaggcagctaAGTACG GCGCCGGCGTTCCCGGTGTGGGTGTGGGCGGCGTCCCCGGCCTCGTGCCCGGAGTCGGAGGTGTCCCTGGCTTGGTACCTGGCGTCGGAGGTGTCCCCGGGGCGGTGCCCGGCGTCGGAGGTGTCCCCGGGGTGGCAG GGGTGCCGtcggcagcagcagcagcaaaggcagctaAGTACG gagctggcgTTCCTGGCATCGCTGGCGTTCCTGGCGTTCCTGGTGTTCCTGGTGTTCCTGGAGTTCCcggtgtccctggtgtcccagGTGTTCCCGGCGTGCCTGGGGTTCCTGGAGCCGTGCCCGGCGTTGGAG TGGGTGGCCCAGCAGCAGCGGCCGCAGCCAAGGCTGCGGCGAAAGCAGCAGCAATCG gagcaggacGCGTGCCCGGCGTTGGCGTGCCCGGTGTTGGCGTGCCCGGCGTTGGCGTTCCTGGAGTGGGTGTGCCTGGTGTTGGCGTGCCTGGTCTGGTGCCCGGGGTCGGCGTTCCAG gagGTCCGGCAGCCGCTGCCAAAGCAGCCGCCAAAGCAGCCAAGTACG GAGCAGGTGGCCTGGCTCCCGGTGTGGGTGGCCTGGTTCCTGGCGTGGGTGGCTTGGTTCCTGGAGTAGGTGGCCTGGTTCCTGGTGTtggaggtgtcccag GTGTTGGaggtccagcagcagcagccaaggcagcGGCCAAGGCAGCCAAATTTG GTGCCGGGGTTGGAGGGGTGCCAGGTGTGGTGCCTGGCGTGGGCGGAGTGCCCGGAGTGACACCTGGTGTTGGTGGCGTGCCCGGCTTGGTGCCAGGGGTGGGAGTACCTGGAACTGGCATCCTTCCTGGGGCAG GCATCCCCCAAGTAGGGGTGCAGCCTGGTGCTAAACCTCCCAAATTCG GTGTTCCTGGGGTTGGAGTCCCAGGGGTTGGTGGCCTCCCAG GTGGCCTCGGTGTCGGTGGGCTCGGAGTCGGTGGCCTCG